The following are from one region of the Sorghum bicolor cultivar BTx623 chromosome 2, Sorghum_bicolor_NCBIv3, whole genome shotgun sequence genome:
- the LOC8055829 gene encoding F-box protein At3g07870 isoform X1, protein MHFAGVVLVLCERICALKEPFFFTNTSWIVVSMAPKRSTRRRAIQEKCIMNSLPRELIEQVFLRLPASFLLRCIGVCKIWRIIIRDSQFAMAHLEHVPPCTLLFSPSESILGTLRPSDSVIFDEAWSPSTWAAPVIGPDDLLCGTCNGLLCLHTPTSTLKIANLATGECLHLKKPTKSLKDDHFSFYRFGFHPVTKEYKVIHFCQEIGPFTEDRFNVIQVYTLGDEKWKDIVTPEALSLNCVKKSGVVIVDGTMYWLIEDGGSNWKHALMSFDLGEGSFAQIQLPAVELEDWAFGDGRKYWVIEINGRYVYQLLTVWMECLFVSCRSGHLMELGIKGGAICTVFNFHQLLPEDYILLMEISY, encoded by the coding sequence ATGCATTTTGCAGGAGTGGTTTTGGTGCTTTGCGAAAGGATCTGTGCATTAAAAGAACCCTTTTTTTTCACGAACACAAGCTGGATTGTGGTTAGTATGGCCCCTAAGAGAAGCACTAGAAGGCGGGCAATACAGGAAAAATGCATCATGAACTCCCTCCCGAGAGAGCTCATTGAGCAGGTGTTTTTGAGGCTCCCAGCTAGCTTTTTGCTGCGGTGCATTGGTGTCTGCAAGATATGGCGCATCATCATCCGAGATTCGCAGTTTGCCATGGCACATCTTGAGCATGTACCACCCTGTACACTCCTGTTCTCCCCAAGTGAGTCGATTTTAGGCACGCTGCGCCCCAGTGATTCTGTTATCTTTGACGAAGCCTGGTCACCATCAACATGGGCGGCACCAGTGATTGGGCCAGATGATCTCCTCTGCGGTACATGCAATGGGCTCCTTTGCTTACACACACCTACATCAACTCTCAAGATAGCCAACCTAGCAACTGGTGAATGTCTGCATCTAAAGAAGCCTACAAAAAGCTTAAAGGATGACCACTTTTCGTTCTACAGATTTGGATTTCACCCAGTCACTAAAGAATACAAGGTTATACATTTTTGTCAGGAAATTGGTCCATTTACTGAAGACAGATTTAATGTCATTCAAGTTTACACACTTGGTGATGAGAAATGGAAAGATATCGTAACTCCAGAAGCTCTAAGTTTGAACTGTGTGAAAAAATCCGGAGTAGTTATTGTTGATGGTACAATGTATTGGCTTATTGAAGATGGTGGATCTAATTGGAAGCATGCACTTATGTCCTTTGATCTTGGGGAAGGAAGTTTTGCACAGATACAGCTGCCAGCAGTTGAGCTTGAAGATTGGGCATTTGGTGATGGCCGTAAATACTGGGTCATAGAGATCAACGGAAGGTATGTGTATCAACTGCTCACAGTATGGATGGAATGCTTATTTGTAAGCTGCAGATCTGGGCACTTAATGGAGCTGGGGATCAAAGGTGGAGCCATATGTACAGTATTCAACTTTCATCAACTTTTGCCCGAAGACTACATTTTGTTAATGGAGATAAGTTATTGA
- the LOC8055829 gene encoding F-box protein At3g07870 isoform X2: MAPKRSTRRRAIQEKCIMNSLPRELIEQVFLRLPASFLLRCIGVCKIWRIIIRDSQFAMAHLEHVPPCTLLFSPSESILGTLRPSDSVIFDEAWSPSTWAAPVIGPDDLLCGTCNGLLCLHTPTSTLKIANLATGECLHLKKPTKSLKDDHFSFYRFGFHPVTKEYKVIHFCQEIGPFTEDRFNVIQVYTLGDEKWKDIVTPEALSLNCVKKSGVVIVDGTMYWLIEDGGSNWKHALMSFDLGEGSFAQIQLPAVELEDWAFGDGRKYWVIEINGRYVYQLLTVWMECLFVSCRSGHLMELGIKGGAICTVFNFHQLLPEDYILLMEISY; this comes from the coding sequence ATGGCCCCTAAGAGAAGCACTAGAAGGCGGGCAATACAGGAAAAATGCATCATGAACTCCCTCCCGAGAGAGCTCATTGAGCAGGTGTTTTTGAGGCTCCCAGCTAGCTTTTTGCTGCGGTGCATTGGTGTCTGCAAGATATGGCGCATCATCATCCGAGATTCGCAGTTTGCCATGGCACATCTTGAGCATGTACCACCCTGTACACTCCTGTTCTCCCCAAGTGAGTCGATTTTAGGCACGCTGCGCCCCAGTGATTCTGTTATCTTTGACGAAGCCTGGTCACCATCAACATGGGCGGCACCAGTGATTGGGCCAGATGATCTCCTCTGCGGTACATGCAATGGGCTCCTTTGCTTACACACACCTACATCAACTCTCAAGATAGCCAACCTAGCAACTGGTGAATGTCTGCATCTAAAGAAGCCTACAAAAAGCTTAAAGGATGACCACTTTTCGTTCTACAGATTTGGATTTCACCCAGTCACTAAAGAATACAAGGTTATACATTTTTGTCAGGAAATTGGTCCATTTACTGAAGACAGATTTAATGTCATTCAAGTTTACACACTTGGTGATGAGAAATGGAAAGATATCGTAACTCCAGAAGCTCTAAGTTTGAACTGTGTGAAAAAATCCGGAGTAGTTATTGTTGATGGTACAATGTATTGGCTTATTGAAGATGGTGGATCTAATTGGAAGCATGCACTTATGTCCTTTGATCTTGGGGAAGGAAGTTTTGCACAGATACAGCTGCCAGCAGTTGAGCTTGAAGATTGGGCATTTGGTGATGGCCGTAAATACTGGGTCATAGAGATCAACGGAAGGTATGTGTATCAACTGCTCACAGTATGGATGGAATGCTTATTTGTAAGCTGCAGATCTGGGCACTTAATGGAGCTGGGGATCAAAGGTGGAGCCATATGTACAGTATTCAACTTTCATCAACTTTTGCCCGAAGACTACATTTTGTTAATGGAGATAAGTTATTGA
- the LOC8063758 gene encoding probable LRR receptor-like serine/threonine-protein kinase At4g26540 isoform X2, translating to MLARGATSQSQPSTALPPPLSSRHPPASASPPRRAPPMPPRSRAAAPRLAFLVPLACALLLVSLSPCHCVNEQGQALLRWKDTLRPASGALASWRAADANPCRWTGVSCNARGDVVGLSITSVDLQGPLPANLQPLAASLKTLELSGTNLTGAIPKEMGGYGELTTLDLSKNQLTGAIPDELCRLAKLESLALNSNSLRGAIPDDIGNLTSLAYLTLYDNELSGPIPPSIGNLKKLQVLRAGGNQGMKGPLPPEIGGCSNLTMLGLAETGVSGSLPETIGQLKKIQTIAIYTTLLSGRIPESIGNCTELTSLYLYQNSLSGPIPAQLGQLKKLQTLLLWQNQLVGAIPPELGQCKELTLIDLSLNSLTGSIPASLGRLPNLQQLQLSTNQLTGTIPPELSNCTSLTDIEVDNNLLSGEISIDFPRLSNLTLFYAWKNRLTGGVPVSLAEAPSLQAVDLSYNNLTGPIPKALFGLQNLTKLLLLNNELSGPIPPEIGNCTNLYRLRLNGNRLSGTIPAEIGNLKNLNFLDMSENHLVGPVPAAISGCASLEFLDLHSNALSGALPDTLPRSLQLIDVSDNQLAGPLSSSIGSMPELTKLYMGNNRLTGGIPPELGSCEKLQLLDLGGNAFSGDIPSELGLLPSLEISLNLSSNRLSGEIPSQFAGLDKLGSLDLSHNELSGSLEPLAALQNLVTLNISYNAFSGELPNTPFFQKLPLSDLAGNRHLVVGDGSDESSRRGAISSLKIAMSVLATVSALLLVSATYMLARTHRRGGGRIIHGEGSWEVTLYQKLDITMDDVLRGLTSANMIGTGSSGAVYKVDTPNGYTLAVKKMWSSDEATSAAFRSEIAALGSIRHRNIVRLLGWAANGGTRLLFYGYLPNGSLSGLLHGGHAGKGSPADEWGARYEIALGVAHAVAYLHHDCVPAILHGDVKSMNVLLGPAYEPYLADFGLARVLAAATSKLDTGKQPRIAGSYGYMAPEYASMQRISEKSDVYSFGVVLLEILTGRHPLDPTLSGGAHLVQWVREHVQAKRDAAELLDARLRGRASEADVHEMRQVLSVAALCVSRRADDRPAMKDVVALLKEIRRPAAVDDAKQPSPTATGAAATPAPVSPVVSAHSRGQSSSCSFAVSEYSA from the exons ATGCTTGCGAGAGGCGCCACCTCACAAAGCCAGCCATCCACCGCATTGCCGCCCCCCCTCTCCTCACGTCACCCGCCCGCCTCAGCCTCGCCACCGAGGCGCGCGCCGCCAATGCCGCCACGCTCCCGCGCCGCGGCACCGAGGCTCGCGTTTCTCGTGCCGCTCGCCTGCGCGTTGCTGCTGGTGTCGCTGTCGCCGTGCCACTGCGTCAACGAGCAGGGCCAGGCGCTGCTGCGATGGAAAGACACGCTGCGGCCGGCGAGCGGCGCGCTGGCGTCGTGGCGCGCCGCGGACGCCAACCCGTGCCGGTGGACCGGCGTGTCGTGCAACGCGCGCGGCGACGTCGTCGGACTGAGCATCACCTCGGTCGACCTGCAGGGCCCGCTCCCGGCCAACCTGCAGCCGCTTGCAGCGTCGCTCAAGACGCTGGAGCTCTCTGGCACGAACCTCACCGGCGCCATACCGAAGGAGATGGGCGGGTACGGCGAGCTGACTACCCTCGACCTTAGCAAGAACCAGCTCACCGGCGCGATCCCCGACGAGTTGTGCCGGCTCGCCAAGCTCGAGTCGCTCGCGCTCAACTCCAACTCCCTGCGCGGAGCTATCCCGGACGACATCGGCAACCTCACCAGCCTGGCGTACCTGACGCTCTACGACAACGAGCTCAGTGGGCCGATCCCGCCCAGCATCGGCAACCTGAAGAAGCTGCAGGTGCTCCGCGCCGGCGGGAACCAGGGGATGAAGGGTCCGTTGCCGCCGGAGATCGGCGGATGCAGTAACCTCACCATGCTCGGGCTCGCGGAGACTGGCGTCTCAGGGAGCCTCCCGGAGACGATCGGGCAGCTCAAGAAGATCCAGACCATTGCCATCTACACCACTCTGCTCTCCGGCCGGATCCCGGAGTCCATCGGCAACTGCACCGAGCTCACCAGCCTGTACCTGTACCAGAATTCTCTCTCTGGGCCGATACCGGCGCAGCTCGGCCAGCTCAAGAAGCTCCAGACGCTGCTTCTGTGGCAGAACCAGCTCGTCGGCGCAATTCCCCCGGAACTTGGACAGTGCAAGGAGCTCACGCTCATTGACCTGTCGCTGAATTCGCTTACCGGGAGCATTCCGGCGAGTCTGGGCAGGCTACCGAATCTCCAACAGCTACAGCTGAGCACGAACCAGCTGACCGGCACCATTCCGCCGGAGCTCTCCAACTGCACGTCGCTGACGGACATCGAGGTCGACAACAACTTGCTGTCCGGGGAGATCAGCATCGACTTCCCGAGACTGAGCAACCTCACCCTGTTCTACGCGTGGAAGAACCGGCTCACTGGCGGCGTGCCGGTGAGCCTCGCCGAGGCCCCGAGCCTGCAGGCGGTTGACCTGTCCTACAACAACCTCACCGGCCCCATCCCCAAGGCGCTGTTCGGGCTCCAGAACTTGACCAAGCTGCTGCTTCTGAACAACGAGCTGTCCGGGCCCATACCGCCGGAGATCGGTAATTGCACCAACCTGTACCGGCTCCGGCTCAACGGCAACCGGCTGTCCGGCACGATTCCCGCCGAGATCGGCAACCTCAAGAACCTAAACTTCCTCGACATGAGTGAGAACCACCTCGTCGGCCCTGTGCCCGCGGCCATTTCGGGGTGCGCCAGCCTCGAGTTCCTCGACCTGCACTCGAATGCTCTGTCTGGTGCATTGCCGGACACGTTGCCACGCAGTCTTCAGCTCATTGACGTCTCCGACAACCAGCTCGCCGGGCCATTGAGCTCCAGCATCGGGTCAATGCCGGAGCTGACGAAGCTGTACATGGGAAACAACCGGCTGACCGGCGGCATCCCACCGGAGCTCGGTTCGTGCGAGAAGCTCCAGCTGCTGGACCTCGGCGGCAACGCGTTCTCCGGTGACATCCCGTCGGAGCTCGGGTTGCTACCGTCATTAGAGATTTCACTTAACCTCAGCAGCAACAGGCTTTCAGGGGAGATACCGTCGCAGTTCGCCGGCCTTGACAAGCTCGGCAGCCTCGACCTGTCGCACAACGAGCTCTCCGGGAGCCTTGAGCCGCTCGCGGCGCTGCAGAACCTCGTCACGCTAAACATCTCCTACAATGCCTTCTCTGGCGAGCTCCCGAACACTCCGTTCTTCCAGAAGCTGCCCCTCAGCGACCTAGCCGGCAACCGCCATCTCGTCGTCGGCGACGGCTCCGACGAGTCCTCCCGGCGCGGTGCCATCTCGTCATTGAAGATAGCCATGTCCGTCCTCGCCACGGTCAGCGCGCTGCTCCTGGTGTCCGCCACCTATATGCTCGCCCGCACGCACCGCCGCGGCGGTGGCCGCATCATCCACGGCGAGGGCTCGTGGGAGGTGACACTGTACCAGAAGCTCGACATCACCATGGACGACGTGCTCCGGGGGCTGACGTCCGCGAACATGATCGGCACGGGCAGCTCGGGGGCCGTGTACAAGGTGGACACCCCCAACGGGTACACGCTCGCCGTGAAGAAGATGTGGTCGTCGGACGAGGCGACGTCGGCGGCGTTCCGCAGCGAGATCGCGGCGCTGGGCTCCATCCGCCACCGCAACATCGTGCGGCTCCTCGGGTGGGCCGCGAACGGCGGCACCAGGCTGCTCTTCTACGGGTACCTCCCCAACGGCAGCCTGAGCGGCCTCCTGCACGGCGGCCACGCCGGCAAGGGCTCGCCCGCGGACGAGTGGGGCGCGCGCTACGAGATCGCGCTCGGCGTCGCCCACGCCGTGGCCTACCTGCACCACGACTGCGTGCCGGCCATCCTGCACGGCGACGTCAAGTCCATGAACGTGCTGCTCGGCCCGGCCTACGAGCCGTACCTCGCCGACTTCGGCCTCGCCCGCGTCCTGGCCGCCGCGACCTCCAAGCTCGACACCGGCAAGCAGCCCCGCATCGCCGGCTCGTACGGCTACATGGCACCAG AATACGCGTCGATGCAGCGGATCAGCGAGAAGAGCGACGTGTACAGCTTCGGCGTCGTGTTGCTGGAGATCCTGACGGGGCGGCACCCGCTGGACCCGACGCTGTCAGGCGGCGCGCACCTGGTGCAGTGGGTGCGCGAGCACGTGCAGGCGAAGCGCGACGCGGCGGAGCTCCTGGACGCGCGGCTGCGGGGCAGGGCGAGCGAGGCGGACGTGCACGAGATGCGGCAGGTGCTGTCCGTGGCCGCGCTCTGCGTGTCGCGCCGCGCCGACGACCGCCCCGCGATGAAGGACGTGGTGGCGCTGCTCAAGGAGATCCGGCGCCCCGCGGCGGTGGACGACGCGAAGCAGCCGTCACCCACGGCCACGGGCGCCGCGGCAACGCCCGCGCCGGTGTCGCCGGTGGTGAGCGCGCACTCGAGGGGCCAATCGTCCAGCTGCTCCTTCGCCGTCTCGGAGTACTCTGCCTGA
- the LOC8063758 gene encoding probable LRR receptor-like serine/threonine-protein kinase At4g26540 isoform X1, translated as MLARGATSQSQPSTALPPPLSSRHPPASASPPRRAPPMPPRSRAAAPRLAFLVPLACALLLVSLSPCHCVNEQGQALLRWKDTLRPASGALASWRAADANPCRWTGVSCNARGDVVGLSITSVDLQGPLPANLQPLAASLKTLELSGTNLTGAIPKEMGGYGELTTLDLSKNQLTGAIPDELCRLAKLESLALNSNSLRGAIPDDIGNLTSLAYLTLYDNELSGPIPPSIGNLKKLQVLRAGGNQGMKGPLPPEIGGCSNLTMLGLAETGVSGSLPETIGQLKKIQTIAIYTTLLSGRIPESIGNCTELTSLYLYQNSLSGPIPAQLGQLKKLQTLLLWQNQLVGAIPPELGQCKELTLIDLSLNSLTGSIPASLGRLPNLQQLQLSTNQLTGTIPPELSNCTSLTDIEVDNNLLSGEISIDFPRLSNLTLFYAWKNRLTGGVPVSLAEAPSLQAVDLSYNNLTGPIPKALFGLQNLTKLLLLNNELSGPIPPEIGNCTNLYRLRLNGNRLSGTIPAEIGNLKNLNFLDMSENHLVGPVPAAISGCASLEFLDLHSNALSGALPDTLPRSLQLIDVSDNQLAGPLSSSIGSMPELTKLYMGNNRLTGGIPPELGSCEKLQLLDLGGNAFSGDIPSELGLLPSLEISLNLSSNRLSGEIPSQFAGLDKLGSLDLSHNELSGSLEPLAALQNLVTLNISYNAFSGELPNTPFFQKLPLSDLAGNRHLVVGDGSDESSRRGAISSLKIAMSVLATVSALLLVSATYMLARTHRRGGGRIIHGEGSWEVTLYQKLDITMDDVLRGLTSANMIGTGSSGAVYKVDTPNGYTLAVKKMWSSDEATSAAFRSEIAALGSIRHRNIVRLLGWAANGGTRLLFYGYLPNGSLSGLLHGGHAGKGSPADEWGARYEIALGVAHAVAYLHHDCVPAILHGDVKSMNVLLGPAYEPYLADFGLARVLAAATSKLDTGKQPRIAGSYGYMAPGRIRVDAADQREERRVQLRRRVAGDPDGAAPAGPDAVRRRAPGAVGARARAGEARRGGAPGRAAAGQGERGGRARDAAGAVRGRALRVAPRRRPPRDEGRGGAAQGDPAPRGGGRREAAVTHGHGRRGNARAGVAGGERALEGPIVQLLLRRLGVLCLTGCKFLQV; from the exons ATGCTTGCGAGAGGCGCCACCTCACAAAGCCAGCCATCCACCGCATTGCCGCCCCCCCTCTCCTCACGTCACCCGCCCGCCTCAGCCTCGCCACCGAGGCGCGCGCCGCCAATGCCGCCACGCTCCCGCGCCGCGGCACCGAGGCTCGCGTTTCTCGTGCCGCTCGCCTGCGCGTTGCTGCTGGTGTCGCTGTCGCCGTGCCACTGCGTCAACGAGCAGGGCCAGGCGCTGCTGCGATGGAAAGACACGCTGCGGCCGGCGAGCGGCGCGCTGGCGTCGTGGCGCGCCGCGGACGCCAACCCGTGCCGGTGGACCGGCGTGTCGTGCAACGCGCGCGGCGACGTCGTCGGACTGAGCATCACCTCGGTCGACCTGCAGGGCCCGCTCCCGGCCAACCTGCAGCCGCTTGCAGCGTCGCTCAAGACGCTGGAGCTCTCTGGCACGAACCTCACCGGCGCCATACCGAAGGAGATGGGCGGGTACGGCGAGCTGACTACCCTCGACCTTAGCAAGAACCAGCTCACCGGCGCGATCCCCGACGAGTTGTGCCGGCTCGCCAAGCTCGAGTCGCTCGCGCTCAACTCCAACTCCCTGCGCGGAGCTATCCCGGACGACATCGGCAACCTCACCAGCCTGGCGTACCTGACGCTCTACGACAACGAGCTCAGTGGGCCGATCCCGCCCAGCATCGGCAACCTGAAGAAGCTGCAGGTGCTCCGCGCCGGCGGGAACCAGGGGATGAAGGGTCCGTTGCCGCCGGAGATCGGCGGATGCAGTAACCTCACCATGCTCGGGCTCGCGGAGACTGGCGTCTCAGGGAGCCTCCCGGAGACGATCGGGCAGCTCAAGAAGATCCAGACCATTGCCATCTACACCACTCTGCTCTCCGGCCGGATCCCGGAGTCCATCGGCAACTGCACCGAGCTCACCAGCCTGTACCTGTACCAGAATTCTCTCTCTGGGCCGATACCGGCGCAGCTCGGCCAGCTCAAGAAGCTCCAGACGCTGCTTCTGTGGCAGAACCAGCTCGTCGGCGCAATTCCCCCGGAACTTGGACAGTGCAAGGAGCTCACGCTCATTGACCTGTCGCTGAATTCGCTTACCGGGAGCATTCCGGCGAGTCTGGGCAGGCTACCGAATCTCCAACAGCTACAGCTGAGCACGAACCAGCTGACCGGCACCATTCCGCCGGAGCTCTCCAACTGCACGTCGCTGACGGACATCGAGGTCGACAACAACTTGCTGTCCGGGGAGATCAGCATCGACTTCCCGAGACTGAGCAACCTCACCCTGTTCTACGCGTGGAAGAACCGGCTCACTGGCGGCGTGCCGGTGAGCCTCGCCGAGGCCCCGAGCCTGCAGGCGGTTGACCTGTCCTACAACAACCTCACCGGCCCCATCCCCAAGGCGCTGTTCGGGCTCCAGAACTTGACCAAGCTGCTGCTTCTGAACAACGAGCTGTCCGGGCCCATACCGCCGGAGATCGGTAATTGCACCAACCTGTACCGGCTCCGGCTCAACGGCAACCGGCTGTCCGGCACGATTCCCGCCGAGATCGGCAACCTCAAGAACCTAAACTTCCTCGACATGAGTGAGAACCACCTCGTCGGCCCTGTGCCCGCGGCCATTTCGGGGTGCGCCAGCCTCGAGTTCCTCGACCTGCACTCGAATGCTCTGTCTGGTGCATTGCCGGACACGTTGCCACGCAGTCTTCAGCTCATTGACGTCTCCGACAACCAGCTCGCCGGGCCATTGAGCTCCAGCATCGGGTCAATGCCGGAGCTGACGAAGCTGTACATGGGAAACAACCGGCTGACCGGCGGCATCCCACCGGAGCTCGGTTCGTGCGAGAAGCTCCAGCTGCTGGACCTCGGCGGCAACGCGTTCTCCGGTGACATCCCGTCGGAGCTCGGGTTGCTACCGTCATTAGAGATTTCACTTAACCTCAGCAGCAACAGGCTTTCAGGGGAGATACCGTCGCAGTTCGCCGGCCTTGACAAGCTCGGCAGCCTCGACCTGTCGCACAACGAGCTCTCCGGGAGCCTTGAGCCGCTCGCGGCGCTGCAGAACCTCGTCACGCTAAACATCTCCTACAATGCCTTCTCTGGCGAGCTCCCGAACACTCCGTTCTTCCAGAAGCTGCCCCTCAGCGACCTAGCCGGCAACCGCCATCTCGTCGTCGGCGACGGCTCCGACGAGTCCTCCCGGCGCGGTGCCATCTCGTCATTGAAGATAGCCATGTCCGTCCTCGCCACGGTCAGCGCGCTGCTCCTGGTGTCCGCCACCTATATGCTCGCCCGCACGCACCGCCGCGGCGGTGGCCGCATCATCCACGGCGAGGGCTCGTGGGAGGTGACACTGTACCAGAAGCTCGACATCACCATGGACGACGTGCTCCGGGGGCTGACGTCCGCGAACATGATCGGCACGGGCAGCTCGGGGGCCGTGTACAAGGTGGACACCCCCAACGGGTACACGCTCGCCGTGAAGAAGATGTGGTCGTCGGACGAGGCGACGTCGGCGGCGTTCCGCAGCGAGATCGCGGCGCTGGGCTCCATCCGCCACCGCAACATCGTGCGGCTCCTCGGGTGGGCCGCGAACGGCGGCACCAGGCTGCTCTTCTACGGGTACCTCCCCAACGGCAGCCTGAGCGGCCTCCTGCACGGCGGCCACGCCGGCAAGGGCTCGCCCGCGGACGAGTGGGGCGCGCGCTACGAGATCGCGCTCGGCGTCGCCCACGCCGTGGCCTACCTGCACCACGACTGCGTGCCGGCCATCCTGCACGGCGACGTCAAGTCCATGAACGTGCTGCTCGGCCCGGCCTACGAGCCGTACCTCGCCGACTTCGGCCTCGCCCGCGTCCTGGCCGCCGCGACCTCCAAGCTCGACACCGGCAAGCAGCCCCGCATCGCCGGCTCGTACGGCTACATGGCACCAG GCAGAATACGCGTCGATGCAGCGGATCAGCGAGAAGAGCGACGTGTACAGCTTCGGCGTCGTGTTGCTGGAGATCCTGACGGGGCGGCACCCGCTGGACCCGACGCTGTCAGGCGGCGCGCACCTGGTGCAGTGGGTGCGCGAGCACGTGCAGGCGAAGCGCGACGCGGCGGAGCTCCTGGACGCGCGGCTGCGGGGCAGGGCGAGCGAGGCGGACGTGCACGAGATGCGGCAGGTGCTGTCCGTGGCCGCGCTCTGCGTGTCGCGCCGCGCCGACGACCGCCCCGCGATGAAGGACGTGGTGGCGCTGCTCAAGGAGATCCGGCGCCCCGCGGCGGTGGACGACGCGAAGCAGCCGTCACCCACGGCCACGGGCGCCGCGGCAACGCCCGCGCCGGTGTCGCCGGTGGTGAGCGCGCACTCGAGGGGCCAATCGTCCAGCTGCTCCTTCGCCGTCTCGGAGTACTCTGCCTGACGGGATGCAAATTTTTGCAAGTGTAG